The nucleotide window catctaggaaaattggaaGTCCTTAGGAAAGTAAAAGACAAAGAGAGCAAAGTACATGATTTTTGTTTGGGTCTGCAGTCTTCAGTCTTCTTTGATTTGTGTGAGTTTGTCAATAGATAAGTACTGTGAGTGTGTCAAAGTACCATTGATAAAAATAGTCAATTGATAAGTGCTGCGAGTGTGTTTAAGTACCTTTGACAAAGATGTTGTAATTATTGAAATGATGGGTGCAAAATTGTCTTAAAATGTCCAAAACATTTCTGAACATGTGTCATGACTTCATCCACactaaaaaaaagggagaaagaattgCCTTGGATTTCAGTTCATCTTATCAAAGAATCATGTCCAGTTCTTGTACCCTGTATACTCTGACAGTGACAACTGTGATAGTGATTTGAAAAATCCATGGAGTGAGTCATACAATGTTACATTCCCCCCCTCTTGTATTTCAAAACCACCACCAGCATAACAGAGTCAGGTTCTTCCATCATTGACTCCTCTGTTTGAAGGGAATAGGCCAGTGATTCCTCTGTTTGAAGGAAACAGGCCAGTGATTCCTCTGTTTGAAGGAAACAGGCCAGTGACTACAGGCCAGTGACTCCTCTGAACGGAATATGCCAGTGACTTCTCTGTTGGAAGGGAATAGGCTAGTGATTCCTCTGTTTGAAGGAAACAGTGACTCCTCTGTTTGAAGGAAACAGGCCAGTGACTTCTCTGTTTGAAGGAAACAGGCCAATGACTACAGGCCAGTGACTCCTCTGAACGGAATAGGCCAGTGATTCCTCTGTTTGAAGGGAATAGGCTAGTGATTCCTCTGTTTGAAGGAAACAGTGACTCCTCTGTTTGAAGGAAACAGGCCAGTGACTTCCCCGTTTGAAGGAAACAGGCCAGTGACTACAGGCCAACGATTCCTCTGTTTGAAGGGAATAGGCCAGTGACTCCTCTGTGTGAAGGGAATATGCCAGTGATTCCTCTGAAGGAAACAGTGACTCCTCTGTTTGAAGGAAACAGGCCAGTGACTTCTCTGTTTGAAGGAAACAGGCCAGTGACTACAGGCCAGCGATTCCTCTGTTTGAAGGAAATAGGCCAGCAATTCCTCCGTTTGAAGGAAACAGGCCAGTGACTACAGGCCAGCGATTCCTCTGTTTGAAGGGAATAGGCCAGTGACTCCTGTTTGCAGGAAATAGGCCAGTGACTCCTCTGTTTGAAGGGAATAGGCCAGTGATTCTTCTGTTTGAACGGAATAGGCCAGTGACTCCTGTTTGCAGGAAATAGGCCAGTGACTCCTCTGAAGGGAACAGGCCAGTGATTCTTCTGTTTGAACAGAATAGGCCAGTGACTCCTGTTTGAAGGGAACAGGCCAGTGATTCTTCTATTTGAACAGAATAGGCCAGTGATTCCTGTTTGAAGGAAATATGCCGGTGACTCCTCTGTTTGAAGTTTTGGTATTGGTGTTGGGTGGATgaaggtcaacataatgtgcacacctgccagtgccttaaccccatttgtgtgtatgcgcatgcaaaAGATCGATGTTAAAGGTTGtgcagtccatgtcagtgttccatgAGACctaaacatacccagcatgtacatctctgaaaacagaatgtgctgtataagagcacttcattattattattctgagcTGCCTGTATGCTGGGGAAAAAACAGTAGTTCATGTAAGTCCTCTTGTAGATCTACACGAGAACGTGGAGTTGAAGCTCAcatatgcagaaagaaagaaagaaaagaaaagaacatgacaTTCAGTTCAGTTCTAGTCATGATCAAGTTGAGCAAGTAAttaatatatacatatcttttttttttcttcttcaagtaaTTATGCTACTGATATATATTgttatacatgtatgttaaaTAAAGatgttagttggttttttttttgaggaaaatCCTGTATAATTCTGGCGATCGTTTGTAATGTAACGTCCACTTTGTTCTCTTTACATTCTGGTTAGTGTTGCGTTTGTTGTGTGGTTTTATCAGTTATTTTCTGGATGGTACAGATATTCAGTGTGAAATATCAGATGATTATTTTCTTGGCTTGTTGCATACCATTTGTCTGCATTTTGTGTTCATCTCTAATGAACAGACTGTTTCCTTTATCATCATTTTGACCAGGAATATTGCTTGTGAATTCACCCAAGCTGTGAAATCCAGCatgtgatgtttaaaaaaaaagagcatatttGAATGTAGAGCTACCAGTTCATTTTCatctgaatggaaaaaaaaaatgcattcttTGAAATTATTGGTGGTATTGCTGTGTTTTGTGATGTTGCTCTGCCGTTACgccaaatttttttttgtttttgttcatatgTCAGTGTTTTGTTGGATAGTTTTCAAGACTCAAGAATGGATCAGTCGGAACGCTCATGTGTTcagatgaatgaatggaatgacAAATGTTCACATGTATGACTGTGAGTACATTGTTCTCCACTTACCATTTACataccagaaagaaagaaaaaaaaaaaagaagaaaaatccccATCGGGATATTTTGTGGTtttgttattaaaaaagaaaaagaaattttccTCAAGCAggatatgtttttcttttcttttttttcttttctcatagAAGACGACAGAAAAAAGGCgggcatcatcatatacacagatggctcagtcaccaaagacaaaTCCTGTTgcggattcactgcgaaacaaaatggaaaaataattagggaagagaatgccatgtacaaagtcacaacctccaccctgacaatggaagttgaagctgtgacacatgctctccagtggctgtcatGTATTCATACAGCTGGGAACCAACATACTATGATTCTGACTTGTACAAAataagtggaatgggaagcccagagtggtacGAGGCAATGCGCAGCTTTCACATTCAAAAGCTTACATGGTCACACTGCCTTGGACATataggtgttaagggaaatgagaaagctgacagacttgctggcaaTGCAACAGCCTGCggtctacatctaggaaaatcggaagtcCTTAGGAAAGTAAAAGACTACCTCAAAAActaggtacaaggccatcacaccatcgatcattaaactaaagaacaccaacacccacaaatCAACACCTATCTGCACATGTCATGCATTACAAcaatgtgcatatatgtgttcaCAGGTCCATTAAACTAACAAATATATCTGACACAAACAGGTTTTTGTTCCCAGCATCAATATGTAATTGCTGTTCATGTATAAATCTTCAAAAGCAGTAAAGAATGACACAAATCTCAGTCTGATTTTTACACAGATTTTCCAAAGCAGTTCAAGAATGATATAAATCTCAGTCCTATGAAGACACAGCAAAACTTGTCAAATAAATATAAACTAACTTCAGTAAAGTCTTGCatatataaacacaacaacaaaaactacaaaaagAAGATTAATGTGAAATTTCACCGACACAAAACATTTTTAATGCATTAATCAGTATGATCACATCATAAAGTTCCCTGTGAACAGAGGGAGTGAAAGTATGTGCATCTGTATAGTGCATACTCAACCAGGCTGCTGTATGTTTTCTGGTTAATaaattatataattatgttttctgGTTAATAAATTATATAATCATATAAACACATTTACAAACACCTACCAATTCTCCAACTCCCACTTTACTGGAACTAAAAGCTTATAACAAGGGAATGACTTTATTTGTAATCTACTCAGAAACAGAAATGGTCTGTTAATCTGCGTCCAAAATCCCAATGGGATTTTTGATATCCCCAACAAATTAGCCTCACCTCAGGAGTAACAGGCATCTAACAGGTTTGATTTATTATATACTTTGTGTATACTGAAGGACTTTTTGTGTTCAGTCGTGTTCCAATCAGGTAACTGCTGCATTTCACAGCAGCTGTACCTTTACAGAAGGTAGTTGCaggcaagtttttttgtttgttccccccccagcagatgtgatgttgaGCTCATGAATCAGTCTACACACTTTGAACCCCCCCTTGAAATTTAAACTGAACACAGAAAAGAGTCAATAATGTGTTCATCATCTGACTTAAACAACGAGGTAAATGCAAGTTTAGATGGAAGGGAAATGGTGAAATATTAGTactgaactgaagaaaagacaactatgaataaaaaaaaaaaaaaaggaaaaaaggcagaaacttGTATGTACTGAGGTAGTGTCTTAACTTCAGATTATCACAAGTTGTGATCAATTCCGCCCTCAAAATTCAAAGGAGTTACTGACAAAGACAACATTTTCTTGCCATCAACAACACTTATCTTTTAGGCATGGGGACAATATCTGAACAGTAACAGTGACAAAAGGAAGAATTAACACACACAGcgagaaataaaacaagaaaaagaaacagccaACATTAGCTATGAATGATTAACACAATCACACCCTGAATTTTCGGATAAGTAGAAACACACAGGTTCACAACACAGCctgttcacactcacacacttgtactggttattcaacacacacatgcattacacaATAAAAaccagaggcaaggccttcaagactagtgatacactgaaaaaaaaaaaaaaaaaaatccaagctttttatgtattgagtataatttcaaaatgtaatgtttaagatgagaaagatcagtttaaagcgaattaagtcccctagcattaattacagagtaatttcccttttttactatctgcatcaaaacgtttgcaaaataaatataacttccaggcttagcaaaagaagttcctgtttgaacaaaaaatgatagtaatgactgctcttgttgttgggtcagaatatcagatcaaagtgccaagtttagagaatacaaaaaatataaatataacagtaaatgcagtttgcatataattaggcttcattttttatttttttgtgcccatcccagaggtgcaatattttttttaacaagatgactggaaagagctgaatttttcctatttttatgcctaatttggtgtcaactgacaaagtatttgcagagaaaatgtcaatgttaaagtttaccacggacacacacacacacacagacaaccgaacaccgggttaaaacatagacttactttgtttacacaagtgagtcaataagggTCAGTAAACACACAAGCTGACATACCTACTATCAGGAAGAGCAGAGAAACGAACCAGTCATTGAAGGTTTTGACACATAATCCACAGACTCCACACAAAATGGACCAGGTGTATACACGCTGATCCACCTCAGTATTTGAGTGTCGGCAGAGCATGAGAATTCCTTTCTCTATTGTCTGATCAataatgtattgtattaatttttgtcacaacagatttctcggtgtgaaattaaGACTGTTCTCCCAAGGGAGAACATGTCAGtaacagtacagtgccacccatataCTTCTTAACTTGCTCTCTGTGCAAGTATATTTGTACCTAACAAAATATGTAATGACTCTTTGGTTTCAGCCTAAACACAACAGATCACAAAGAACAGTAATAgaggacaaacagaaaaaaaggaggcaGACTTTACTACACATCACAGTCTTTCACCTTCAGAACACTAGTCACAGTTTGTTGTGCACCACATTCCAACTTGCCATCAGGAGCAAGTCAAACATGTTCAacagcataatgtgtgtgtgcgtgtatgagtgcatgtgcgcttgcatgtgtgtgtgcctgactgaaCAACACAGGATATGAATGATGAATGCCTAAATGCAGCGCTCAGTTGGCTAAacccagacaggcagcctgtAATGCAAATGACCCTTtaaagcacatagagcttggtctctgacagaagaCGGGCACATCATAAGACAAAGAGGTAGGTAGCTGTAAGCAGCAGCATGAAAGCAAACAGCTTTCGTTCATGTGCTCCCTGTGGTAAACAGACTTGGTTGTCCTGAGAGGAATGAGTGCATAACAGCTAAGAATcacaggcaagaaaaaaaaaaaagaaacaaacccaccccacccacaaaaaaacagaaaaaaagaagaaaaagatgagtgATGGTCACTTGGTTGTCTGTGCAGACAAGCTGTCCAGAATCTCCATCAGTTTCTCATGCTCCTGAGGGCTGGACCTGGTCCATGCTAAGGGTAAGTGGACAGGGACCACCTTCCGATCTGAAATGACACGGAGGAAACGGAGCATgacagcctacatggcgggagtaaaAACTGTCAAACACGCCCACTTGTGCGCtgtacatgggagttgcagcccacaaacgaagaagacgacATGGAGGAAGCAAAGATTGTGAGCTCATGTTAAAAACTtttgcatgaaaaaaacaacaaaaaacaaatgttctCAGTTTAGTGATGCACATGTCTGCCTGTTGACAATATAAACAACTGTTATACTACCACATCaaatttgaactttttttttttttcaactgacgGCCGATTTAAGTgaaaaaacaatatataaaatGATAAGGAGGAAAACAATTTTGTGCATCACATTGAAACTtttccatattaaaaaaaaatgtcattttcAATGTACACACAAGacgaaaaaatatacaaaaaatagACTGGTCACCAAGGTATCACACAGCAGAAGCAATGTAAATGTCCAGAATGCATACAAAAACAATGATGGCATCAGGACATAGTCACACATAAAAAATAGAATCAAGCACAGGTACAGCATTTCTTTTTCATAACTTTGCACAAAtaatgcacaaaaaaagaaggaaagttcacaagttgtgtgtgtgtgagagagagagagagagagagagagagtgtatatgtgagtgagtgtgtagctgtgtgtgtctgagcgcgcTTACGCATGAGCGCATGTGTTAACGAAGAGAGATGCTGAGAAACCCACCTTGGAAGAAAAGTCCCGAGGGGTGCTGTGTAACACCTTTGGCGACAGCTAACCACACAAGAGTGTCTGCCCCCTGCTCTTCTGTGCGAAGCTTGTCCTTCATTTTGTTGTAGAAGCCAGGGATGGACGTCCTCACACCTAGGAAACATGCGCACACCAACTGGGTTACATTTATTACCAACGTCTGTTAAATAAATTCCAAACATGTCCatacaagacagacatacagacaacatGTTTAGTCTGGGTGTTTTCCTAAAACTGCCTTCCTCATGAGCTGAAAAAGTCAACTGACCTGGGGTGTCATTGTTCCAGACAACACGTTTAGTCGTTATTTTTCCTCATTACTGCCTTCGTACCCACGGGCTGAGAAAGTCTACTGACCTGGGGTGTCTTTCTCTCAGACAACACGTTTAGTCTGGGATTTCCCCCCCATTACTGCCTTTGGACCCATGGGCTGAGAAAGTCTACTGACCTGGGGTGTCGCTGTTTCTGACAACATGTTCAGTCAGGGTATTTTCCCCCTGGATACCGCCTTCCCCATAATTTGCACCCACAGGATGAGAAAGTCTACTCACCTGGGGCGTTACTGTTTCAGACATGTTTAATCTGGCTTTTTTCCTATAACCGCCTTCCCCATAATTTGCACCCATGGACTGAGAAAGTCTACTGACCTGGAATGTCGTCGTCTCAAACAACACGTTTAGTCtgggtattccccccccccccattaccacCTTCCCCAAGATTTGCACCCGCGGGCTGTGGAAGCCAACTGACCTGGGGTGTCTGCCCACCCGGGGTGCATGCAGGAGAAGTGGACGCCGGGCCACCTGCAGCTGTACTGCTCCGTGAGGACCACCTGCTGGCGCTTGGTCTGTGCGTAGGCCATGGTGCCGTCAAAGGGTTTGAGCCTGGAGAACTGCAGGTCCTTCAGGTCCAGCTTCTGAACCAGCATCCCTCCCGAGGTCACGATGACCTGTTGGCCAGTGTGTGTTTCAAACAAAATcagtttggtggtgttggtttttttggtggtttttttggtggtagatgggggtgggtgggaggtgcaggtgggaaggtggggtgaggggggtggaatcATAGTCGTAATACATAACAAAACAATGCATGTGAAACAACACATCCAAACAGCCCACAAATcaatttggtgggggtgggggtggggggcgttggggtgttagggggggtggggggagggtgaatcATAACTGCAATACATAACAAAACAATGCATACGAAACAACACATGAAAACGGCCCACAAATCagtttggtttgtgtttttttgctggggtgggggtgggggtgtgcgtgggtaaaggtgggggggggggatcataatcgcaatacaaaacaaaacaatgcatacaaaacaacacatggAAACAGCCCACAAATCAGTTTGGTGggtggtgtttttggtggggtgggagtgggggggtggtggtgaatggggggagggtggagaggggagaataATAATCACAACACATAACAAAATCATAATACGAAACAACACATGGAAATCAatgcatacaaaaaacaacaacaaacacacatgtaaatcaGTATGTTCGGAATTGTACATGCTAAAAAAAATATGTTCCTTTATTTTACAACATTCCTCTtttatccacgcacacacaccctcttgtCCTCTAACACCCCTAATACACAAACTCGTTACATGTttaatatcactgaaagtgacAAGACCTTAatttaaagaaagaacaaacagatCAATACGTATATAAATCAACATAAACAAATCAGTACATAGAAATCAATACCttcaaaacaatacacacaaatcAATACAAACAAATCAGTACATACACATCAATTCTTTCAATATTATACATACaattcaataaaaaaacaaaacaaaacaacaacacatgaaacaataatcatatacaaaacaaaacaaacaaaatacattaaaatcaatacaaacaattcagtacaataaaaaatcaatatatacaaacaagtGCATTACAAACAATACATTCAAATCAATATAAATCATCACATATGAAATAATACATGCAAAATCAACCcatacaaaagacaacaacaaatcaatacataaaaaacaacacaaataaaacacatatGAAACAACTCacccaaatcaaaacaaacaaagcaatacaTACAAATTAATACAGTACCAACAGAGCCTGCTATAGGGGATGACGGCGAAGACAGGTCTGAACATTCCTGGGAGATAAGGTATAAAAACTATCTCCACACTTAAATCACTGCCACAAGTATTCAAACCCAAGACCTGATGCTTGAAAATCCAATACTCTAACCACTCAGCTAACATATTTATCAACGCAATGTGGCTACTTTTAACCCAATGCTACAAGTGTTTGAACCCAAGATCTACTGCTTGAAAATCCAATACTCTTACCGCTCAGCTACCGTGTTTATCAACACAATGTGACGACTACTTTTCTTCGTTatcagttgttattgttatcagtcAGTGTTGGACAAAACCAGGTCTGCTCACAACACTCAGCACAGCGAATATACAGTTTAAACAAAAGACTAACATAAAAAATACACTCACAACTCTGGGATCCTCATACTTCGACAGGATTGGAATGAAGGAGGTGGTCATAATGTGGGTACCTGGACAAAATTTCACCTTGGGTTTCAAGAAGTCAAAGCGTGTGAaccgatccatatacgctaagccacatctgcttaaaaaaacccaccaaacaaacaaaaaacaggagcaAATGCTTGACCTATGTGTCAGGGAGCGAAATGCACAATTTTTGTGTGCTCCTTTCTGATTGGTCGGACGGGACAGTTGGAAGTTGGGATGAGTAGTCAATGGTTCGACTTCACTttctggtttgagagagagagatgtgaacacGAAATTTGTTGAGGgaatgctgtaggatgaaagtaggatgaatgtatctaaaatttgaagtgccagactgttgagtaccagcaaccctccttgtgttattttgttcaGCTGGCTCCCTCCTCAGGATTCAAAATGTAAGTTTTGGTTCTTCGTTTGAGCTCGTCTTTTATTGCTATGTCCAGATCTAAAGTGATGTTGAATTTCTGAAGTAGGTtaggaactgaactgaatgagagagtgTTAGGCCAGTGGTAAGAATGTGTTTGcgattatatttgttgtgggaaaggggttccggaagaataaatgtgcaagaaaggaagatgaaaatgatttcgttattgtcTTTGATTGGAACTGGTATGCCGAAGATGTGAGCCTGGGTATGTGTTccatttttatatgtaacagaaatCTCATTTGTGACACTATGCATAAACCCAATGTGcctatcaggccttgagagcctaccctaggtttgtatgAAATATTAAATTtggaatacaataaaacaaatgaacaaaagaaacaaataagtaaacatatttaaacaatatatatataacagaaaatgagtgaaataaaataagaatggGCTACGTTCAGTAAACCTGCTCACACCCACTCATGCATGTGTACTCACACAAGCGTAAAATACTAacaacgcattcacacacacacacacatatgcagagatacataacacacatacaacagtttgctaacacacatacatcagtttGCTGTCTCTGGACAGAAAACAATGTCATTACAATTAGCATGCGTGTCGGAAAGATTTTAGCAGTGTGTTGTTGCTGAGACTGTGCAGCATGTCAATTCAATTTATTCATGTCACTAATAGTAACACATCAATTTTACTATGATAAACCTGCAAAAGTCCAGGTAAATAGTTTAAATGAGAGTTCATCAGTTACTGTGACTGGCAAAAGTGTTAACAAGTTTGAACAGTCCAACAATTACAACAGTACTGTGAAACTTAACAAATAAAACAACTTACATCAGGTGCTAAACATTTAAATGTGAACTTGTAACAAGTCTGGAACAACATATCCCCGTTGACCCATTTGACCATGCTTGATGAATTACCAATAATACAATCACTGCATTCTTcctatcacttaaaaaaaaaatctttttaaaatttcttcTTCTATTGGGTTTCATATCTTTTATTGTTCTAAACTAATAATTTGAATCAAGTCATTAAtaaacaagaatgaaaaaaacaaaaagcaaaagttcTTCATTTCATCTCCACACTGAAGCATACGATTTTTTAATACATTAGGTGGTCAGACATATAATTGTggtacagcaaacacacacagatgcatgcacattctcagacatacactctctctctctctctctcacacacacacacaccattcacataatgcacacaaaaaggggtacaaacatacacacacatgtatacacaatttggagacatggaaagagaaatAAAACGCAAGCTGACCTAATGTGTTGGTGGCAAAGGTGACTTCCAGATCATCCTCAGTGAACTGTCGTTCAGTCTCCGTCAGCAGCACACCTGCATTGTTTATCTGGCACCAAAACATTTGGCAATTTGATTCTTACTGTCCTGTGAATGCCTAAGTCTGTGCAGTACAGGTGATTTCAGAATGCTTGTTCTCATACACTgataaccattaaaaaaaaatttttcttcttcttcttattttttatttattttattttattttgttttattttatcttattttatttatttatttatttatttatttatttctcaaggcctgactaagcgtgttaggttacactgctggtcaggcatctgcttggcagatgtggtgtagcgtatatggatttgaccgaatgcagtgatgcctccttgagctactgatactgatac belongs to Babylonia areolata isolate BAREFJ2019XMU chromosome 13, ASM4173473v1, whole genome shotgun sequence and includes:
- the LOC143289162 gene encoding dehydrogenase/reductase SDR family member 12-like, with amino-acid sequence MTFFRNVVWFTKGLREYTKSGYEKASVYFGQDDLKVDISQRSFMITGANSGIGKTTALTIAKLGGVVHMVCRNRERGEKALKEILEASGNTNVYLHELDISKPRAIAAFAQSFEESGKPLHVLINNAGVLLTETERQFTEDDLEVTFATNTLGTHIMTTSFIPILSKYEDPRVVIVTSGGMLVQKLDLKDLQFSRLKPFDGTMAYAQTKRQQVVLTEQYSCRWPGVHFSCMHPGWADTPGVRTSIPGFYNKMKDKLRTEEQGADTLVWLAVAKGVTQHPSGLFFQDRKVVPVHLPLAWTRSSPQEHEKLMEILDSLSAQTTK